The following are encoded together in the Pedobacter steynii genome:
- a CDS encoding PKD-like family lipoprotein, which produces MKNKINLIFVLIILAALFASCAKDKGNYDLRPINEIAVTGLDTSKTYEVLLNDTLRINTDIKQENVQNGKYKYRWYVYSDNYDPAVELSAEKNLNKSIQVPIGNYTLVFTATDENTGIGTTKTARLMVNSRFSSGILVLEEKAQGGDISQIAFNGTIYRNLFSSANGGQFIPKPIGQLDGFYFDGGLAVQKPINIFLTSDSRNPIELNPETYQINKPFSEFMAIPPSGNIRLQTIQQSSRSNSIYAIVNGKMQFGFPTEETPIFEGALLGDYELAPFIITSTDGGRRVTVPVETSLISYDQKNGRFLWYSGYAIGEYNTYSKDMSAPGAFDPNNVKKKCFYAGYSNDYLYYNWLMKDDTGELYFYQLYPIATQKAAADYKVITDAPEMKTASIFAGSTQLPNIYFASQNKIYSYDYKSNRTRLIHSFPASEQITDMKFAVSRISEYENFYMALRTLDKIYIATYNGIEGKVNEFDVSGTGSLGTATKVYGGFGRITSMFYKEKR; this is translated from the coding sequence ATGAAAAATAAGATCAACTTAATTTTTGTCCTGATTATCCTTGCGGCTTTGTTTGCCTCCTGTGCCAAAGACAAAGGAAATTACGACCTACGCCCAATCAATGAAATTGCAGTTACAGGGTTAGATACCAGTAAGACCTATGAAGTGTTGCTCAACGATACCCTTCGCATCAATACTGACATAAAACAGGAAAATGTACAAAATGGTAAATACAAATACCGCTGGTATGTTTATTCTGACAATTATGACCCGGCAGTAGAATTATCCGCAGAAAAAAATCTGAATAAATCAATCCAGGTTCCAATAGGGAATTATACCCTTGTATTCACAGCTACAGATGAAAATACGGGGATCGGCACGACTAAAACAGCCCGTCTGATGGTGAACTCCAGATTCAGTAGTGGTATTCTGGTCCTGGAAGAGAAAGCACAAGGTGGAGACATTAGCCAGATTGCATTTAATGGCACTATTTACAGAAATCTGTTTAGTAGCGCCAACGGAGGTCAATTTATTCCAAAACCCATCGGACAGCTGGATGGATTCTATTTCGACGGCGGACTAGCGGTTCAAAAGCCCATCAATATCTTTTTAACATCAGACAGCAGAAATCCGATAGAATTAAATCCTGAGACCTATCAAATCAACAAGCCCTTTTCTGAGTTTATGGCCATTCCTCCTTCAGGAAATATAAGACTGCAGACCATCCAGCAAAGCTCCAGAAGCAATTCAATTTATGCAATTGTTAACGGCAAGATGCAATTTGGTTTCCCGACAGAAGAAACGCCCATCTTTGAAGGAGCACTTCTGGGAGATTACGAACTAGCTCCTTTTATTATTACGTCCACCGATGGGGGAAGAAGAGTCACTGTGCCCGTTGAAACCAGCCTGATCAGCTATGATCAAAAGAACGGACGTTTTCTATGGTATTCTGGATATGCAATCGGAGAGTATAATACTTATAGCAAAGACATGTCTGCTCCGGGTGCTTTTGATCCCAACAATGTAAAGAAAAAATGTTTTTATGCCGGTTACTCTAACGATTACCTGTATTACAACTGGCTGATGAAAGATGATACAGGAGAATTATATTTCTATCAATTGTATCCGATAGCCACTCAAAAAGCCGCAGCTGACTATAAAGTCATCACTGATGCACCTGAGATGAAAACAGCTTCCATCTTTGCCGGGTCTACACAACTACCAAACATTTATTTTGCAAGTCAGAACAAAATTTATTCTTATGACTACAAATCCAACAGGACAAGGCTGATTCATTCTTTCCCCGCATCGGAGCAGATTACAGATATGAAATTTGCAGTAAGCAGGATCTCGGAGTATGAGAACTTTTATATGGCTTTGCGAACATTGGATAAAATCTACATTGCCACTTATAACGGCATAGAAGGAAAGGTAAATGAATTCGACGTATCAGGTACAGGCTCATTGGGCACAGCTACCAAAGTTTATGGAGGCTTCGGCCGGATCACCAGCATGTTCTACAAAGAAAAAAGATAG
- a CDS encoding DUF4843 domain-containing protein has product MKIRTIKYKAPHTLMLCLLLSLISCKKKDLLYQELPGIYINKELMTGSRDSVSYSFAEKENNRLLDTIFIPVRVSGAPASVNRTVPLVVNPTTSTAISGQHYTILNTVVDAGAYTARVPVVLKRTADLKNNQVRIYLKIDANNEFPQLITNTKTPNTTNGNPLNIYTNVFLIKLSDQILKPDTWDLSGSWFKYFFGAYSAVKFKFIIDVTGRSVWPPYARYGENAPTSSQMDIYYSKMVTALYEYEVKNGPMLDENGNQVTFPKL; this is encoded by the coding sequence ATGAAAATAAGAACTATAAAATATAAAGCGCCTCATACGCTGATGTTATGCCTGCTGCTTTCCTTGATTTCCTGCAAGAAGAAAGACCTGTTATACCAGGAGTTGCCGGGAATATATATAAATAAAGAATTGATGACCGGGTCCAGAGACAGTGTCTCTTACTCTTTTGCAGAAAAAGAGAACAACAGGTTACTGGATACTATTTTTATTCCGGTAAGGGTTTCAGGTGCTCCTGCCTCAGTTAACAGAACAGTTCCTCTTGTTGTTAACCCAACAACTTCCACTGCAATTTCCGGGCAACACTATACCATTCTGAATACGGTGGTAGATGCCGGAGCATATACAGCCAGGGTACCCGTTGTACTTAAAAGAACGGCAGACCTCAAAAACAATCAGGTCAGGATTTATCTGAAAATTGATGCAAACAACGAATTTCCGCAACTGATCACGAACACAAAAACGCCTAACACGACTAATGGAAACCCATTAAATATTTACACCAATGTTTTCCTGATCAAATTAAGTGATCAGATCCTGAAACCTGATACCTGGGACCTTTCGGGAAGTTGGTTCAAGTATTTCTTTGGGGCTTATAGTGCCGTGAAATTCAAGTTTATCATCGATGTAACGGGCCGTAGTGTATGGCCTCCCTATGCAAGATATGGAGAAAATGCACCTACTTCAAGTCAGATGGATATTTACTATTCCAAAATGGTCACTGCACTCTATGAATATGAAGTGAAAAACGGGCCTATGCTTGATGAAAATGGTAATCAGGTCACATTTCCTAAACTATAA